From Cyanobacteria bacterium FACHB-DQ100:
CACTTTGTATTGGAGCAAACCATCTGGTTAAAAATGTTTTGCATCTGTTGACAATTCTTGATTTGAAATGTTCGGTAATTTCATCTTGATTCCGCTTGATTTTTTTGTAAAAGTAATCCAGAGTGAAATGTTTGAGGATTAATACGTAGATGCGATCGTGTCTTCTCTACACTCAAGGTTTAATGCCTTACAAACTGGCTTGGGAGTGGCAGCGATCGCTAGCTGATGCCCGGAAACAAAACCCCGACCTTAATGATGTTTTAATATTATTGGAACACCCTCCAGTTTATACATTGGGTCAAGGTTCAGATTTAGGATTTCTCAAGTTCGATCCAAATCAATCTGAGTATGAGCTACATCGCATCGAACGCGGCGGAGAAGTGACTTATCACTGTCCTGGTCAGGTTGTAGGCTATCCGATTCTGAACTTGAATTACTATCAAAAAGATTTGCATTGGTATCTCAGGCAGTTAGAGGAAGTGATTATTCGTGTGTTAGCAGTCTATGGGTTAATGGGAACGCGAATTCCGGGACTGACCGGAGTATGGGTAGAAGATCGAAAGTTAGCCGCGATCGGCATCAAAGTCAGCCGTTGGATCACAATGCACGGCTTTGCTTTGAATGTTAATCCTGACTTAAGTGGATTCGATCGCATTGTGCCGTGTGGCATTGCAGATAAGGCTGTGGGAAGTTTGGAGCAGTTTGTACCAGGAATTATGATCGAGGAAGTGAAGCGAGAAATTGCGATCGCATTCGCAGATGTGTTTGAGGTATCACTCACTCAATGCTACGAATAATCGTCACTGCAGCAGGCATAGGATCTTTATCGAAGTGTTTCTGGATGATAGCTACTTAACTTAAGAGAGTTGCCAAAGTATAGTTCTAGTGCATGTCCTACCAATTATCATTTTCTCTGACATAGCTTATCTGATTAACAAGCAAACCTTAGACCAGCCTTAACCTTAGTGTGGAATTGTTTAGTGTGGAATTGGGGGTGTTGAAGCTTTAGTAATTTCTCTTAGAGCTTAGATAAACATCTGAGATTAAGAAATGAAAGGCTCACATCACTATTAAGCCGCTGCTTACTCATATCTCGATCGGGCTTTTCCCATTCTTTTCATGTTCCAACGCTTACTAGCCGTTGGAAAGTTTTATGTGGAAATTTTTCAGGCTTTCGTACAGACCCGTTCCTCAGCAGTTCAATATACAATCTCCCCTTGAGACACTATGACAACTGGTAATCACGTTATTTTCATTCACCCAGATGGTGCAAGTCCTTCTCACTTCGCAGCTACCCGCTTCATCGATAAAGGTCCTGATGGACGATTAAACTGGGACAATCTTGATCGTGCAGGTGTCTACTTAGGACACATGGAAGACCAGTTAGGAGGAACTTCTAATGCCGGTGCCGTAACCCACGCAACAGGTGCAAAAACCTACGCAGAATCGTTTGGTCTTGATGCCGATGGTTCTCCCGTTGAGTCATTATCTGGCAACACAGGTAGAACAATCGTTCAAGAAGCGATCGCTGCGAATAAAGTAACCGCTTTAGTTCAGTCAGGAGCAGCTTATGAACCCGGTACGGCTGCATTCGTGGCTCAAGTTGGCGAGATCACTGTCAATGGTCAGCGAATTCCCCCTCGTCAACGATTAGCAGACATTACTAAAGAAGTGATTCTATCTGGTGCAGACTTTATTTTAGGTGGCGGTGAACTAAACATGATCCCCGTGGGGCAAAGTGGCTTCCACGGCACGGCTGCTGAGTATGATGCTCTAAGTACCAACGCGCTGCAACGTCCTTCTGAAAACTTAATTGAGCTAGCAAAGAGCCTAGGTTAC
This genomic window contains:
- the lipB gene encoding lipoyl(octanoyl) transferase LipB, giving the protein MRSCLLYTQGLMPYKLAWEWQRSLADARKQNPDLNDVLILLEHPPVYTLGQGSDLGFLKFDPNQSEYELHRIERGGEVTYHCPGQVVGYPILNLNYYQKDLHWYLRQLEEVIIRVLAVYGLMGTRIPGLTGVWVEDRKLAAIGIKVSRWITMHGFALNVNPDLSGFDRIVPCGIADKAVGSLEQFVPGIMIEEVKREIAIAFADVFEVSLTQCYE